Part of the Arsenicicoccus sp. oral taxon 190 genome, TGGCCGCCGCGGGGGACAGCGCGAGCGCCCACCACCCGAGGAGGGCCACGGCGGCGATGCACAACGGCATCGCGATCCCGAGCAGCCGCCAGGTCGGGCGCCAGGACCGCCACGCGAAGGGGCGGTCGATGGCCAGGCCGACGCCCATGAGGGCGACGAGCACGCAGACCTCGGCGACGTGCTGGGTGACGGCCTCCTGCATCACGGGGGCGATCGGCTCGTCCCCGGGGACCAGCCAGCCGGCGGCGACGCCGACGAGCAGCACGACCAGGGGCGCGGACACGGCACGCTCGCGCAGCGCGCGCGGCAGGAACGCTCCGAGCAGCAGGCCGAGTCCGGCGACGAGGAAGGTGACGCCGGTGCTCACCCGCGCCACGCCCGGACGGGTCGGCCGACGACGCCGGGGTCGACGCAGAAGACGCTGCCGGCGGCCGGGTCGTCCCCCTCGCCGAGCCCCTCCCGCGAGGTCGTGACGAAGAGCGTCCGCAGGTCCTCCCCGCCGAAGGTGCAGGCGGTGACCTGGCGCGCGCCGACCTGCACCTCGGCGTCCAGGTGCCCCTCGGGGCTGTAGCGGTGGACCACGCCGGCGCCGTTCATGGCGACCCAGACGCCGCCCTCGGCGTCGACCGTGAGGCCGTCGGGGTGCAGGTCGCCGACGTCGACGAAGGTGCGGCGGTCCTGCACCTGCCCGTCGTCGTCCAGCTCGAAGCAGCTGACCTCTCCGGTCGAGGTGTCGACGTGGTAGACCAGCCGGTCGTCCGGGCTCACGTCGAAGCCGTTGGCGACGGTGAGGCCCTCGAGAGCGGCATACGGCTCGAGCGCTGGGCCGAAGCGGTAGAGGGTCGCGGCTCCCTCGCGCTGGTCGTAGGCCATCGTCCCGCACCAGAACCGGCCGGCGGCGTCGCAGCCGCCCTCGTTGAAGCGGATGCCCGGGTCGGTGACCACGTCGGGGTGCTCGACCAGCTCGGTGAGGTCGTCGCGGTGGGTGGTGGCGAGGCCGTGCTCGAGCGCGACGATCGCGCCGCCGCCCTCGCGCGGGCGCAGGCAGGCCGCGACGGTGCCGACGTGGGTGCGCTCGACCCGCCCGTCCAGGCTGCGGCTGAGGACGTCGCCGGCGAGCATGTCGACCCAGCGCAGCTCCTGGGTGGGCCACCAGACGGGGCCCTCCCCGTGGTAGCAAAGGCTGTCGGTGAGGCGTTCGGCTCGCATGATCCCCAGGGTATGGCGCGCCACCGCCCCACCGGGGCTCTGCCAGGACGCGGTCGGGCCGCGTGGACTAGGTTGATCCGGCTGCCAACGGACAGGAGGCCAGGGTGTTCACGGGGATCGTCGAGGAGCTCGGCACGGTCGAGTCGATCGAGCACGGGCAGGACAGCGCGGTGCTGACGGTGCGGGGGCCGCTCGTGGTCGCCGACGCGCAGCACGGCACGTCGATTGCGGTCAACGGGGTGTGCCTCACCGTGGTCGAGCACGACCAGGAGAGGTTCCGGGTGGACGTGATGGCCGAGACGCTGCGGCGGTCGAGCCTCGGGGCGCTCGGGCCGGGGTCCCG contains:
- a CDS encoding SMP-30/gluconolactonase/LRE family protein: MRAERLTDSLCYHGEGPVWWPTQELRWVDMLAGDVLSRSLDGRVERTHVGTVAACLRPREGGGAIVALEHGLATTHRDDLTELVEHPDVVTDPGIRFNEGGCDAAGRFWCGTMAYDQREGAATLYRFGPALEPYAALEGLTVANGFDVSPDDRLVYHVDTSTGEVSCFELDDDGQVQDRRTFVDVGDLHPDGLTVDAEGGVWVAMNGAGVVHRYSPEGHLDAEVQVGARQVTACTFGGEDLRTLFVTTSREGLGEGDDPAAGSVFCVDPGVVGRPVRAWRG